One segment of Herbaspirillum hiltneri N3 DNA contains the following:
- a CDS encoding RidA family protein, which yields MTVQRLHVGKRLSEVAIHNGTVYLAGQIAEDTTQNIEGQTREVLGHIDRLLAEAGSSKEHILSCQIYIADVKDFEGMNAVWDAWVAAGNTPPRATVEAKLARPELLVEIIIVAAQK from the coding sequence ATGACAGTTCAACGTCTGCACGTCGGCAAGCGTCTTTCCGAAGTCGCCATCCATAACGGCACCGTCTACCTGGCGGGCCAGATCGCCGAAGACACCACCCAGAACATCGAAGGCCAGACGCGCGAAGTGCTGGGCCATATCGACCGCCTGCTGGCTGAAGCCGGCAGCAGCAAGGAGCATATCCTGTCGTGCCAGATCTATATCGCCGACGTCAAGGATTTCGAAGGCATGAACGCCGTGTGGGATGCCTGGGTAGCCGCCGGCAACACGCCTCCGCGCGCTACCGTCGAAGCCAAGCTGGCGCGTCCGGAATTGCTGGTCGAAATCATCATCGTCGCCGCGCAAAAGTAA
- a CDS encoding RelA/SpoT family protein, whose translation MVSVVAVQQEGNASIVAGLSPEDSARVLEALAFVEPIYRGKSITSGQDALAFVQGVAGVLTALNVDAETRIAGLLFELHILDLDVAATIEERYGKDIADLVAGVRQLMRFHGLTFQHPQEVLRGKNAAQQAAAQIETLRKMLLAMATDMRVVLVRLASRVTTLRYFAENKMENETTAQYARETFDLYAPLANRLGIWQLKWELEDLSFRFIEPVTYKRIAKMLEEKRIERAEFVATAIERLRTELTTADIKAEVSGRPKHIYSIWNKMRGKSIDFSELYDVRAFRVIVDDVKDCYTVLGIIHNIWVPIPKEFDDYISRPKQNGYQSLHTVVVAEDGRPLEVQIRTREMHHFAEYGVAAHWRYKESGGSNFAAQKYDEKIAWLRQLLAWKSEVSDAVVEQEEVRRDWVEKLKSTTLDERIYVLTPQARVIELPSGATPIDFAYHLHSDVGHRCRGARVDGVMVPLNTPLKNGQTVDIITVKSGPGVGPSRDWLSAGYAASSRTRSKVRAWFNAIEQQETLAHGRTVLEKTLQREGKTAVNLEELAHKLGFAKVDDLCLSLGKDEFSPRQIEQMLHEGEEGKESRQTEPDEASITRKSRASSVVQGAKSGVLVVGTEGLMTQLARCCKPAPPDTIVGFVTRGKGVSIHRLTCKNFTEMSSKAPERVIQTEWGASGKDTVYPVDIFVLAGDRQGLLRDISEIFLREKINVIGVSTQSMKGQARMGFTAEIGSTAQLQKALAVIREVKGVLEARRQ comes from the coding sequence ATGGTTTCTGTCGTCGCAGTTCAGCAGGAGGGCAATGCCTCCATCGTCGCCGGCCTGAGTCCGGAAGACAGCGCGCGCGTGCTGGAGGCGCTGGCCTTCGTCGAGCCGATCTATCGCGGCAAGTCGATTACCTCAGGGCAGGATGCGCTGGCATTCGTGCAGGGCGTGGCAGGGGTGCTGACGGCGCTGAACGTCGACGCCGAGACGCGCATCGCCGGGCTGCTGTTCGAACTGCATATCCTCGATCTCGACGTGGCGGCGACGATCGAAGAGCGCTACGGCAAGGATATCGCCGACCTGGTCGCCGGCGTGCGCCAGCTGATGCGTTTCCATGGTCTGACTTTCCAGCATCCGCAGGAAGTCTTGCGCGGCAAGAACGCGGCGCAGCAGGCTGCGGCGCAGATCGAGACCCTGCGCAAGATGCTGCTGGCCATGGCCACCGACATGCGCGTGGTGCTGGTGCGCCTGGCCTCGCGCGTGACGACCTTGCGCTATTTCGCCGAGAACAAGATGGAGAACGAGACCACCGCGCAATATGCGCGCGAGACCTTCGATCTCTATGCGCCGCTGGCCAATCGCCTCGGCATCTGGCAGCTCAAATGGGAGCTGGAGGATTTATCCTTCCGCTTCATCGAGCCGGTCACGTACAAGCGCATCGCCAAGATGCTGGAAGAGAAGCGCATCGAGCGCGCCGAGTTTGTCGCAACCGCCATCGAGCGCCTGCGCACCGAGCTGACTACCGCCGACATCAAGGCGGAAGTCTCGGGGCGGCCCAAGCACATCTACAGCATCTGGAACAAGATGCGCGGCAAGTCCATCGATTTCTCCGAGCTGTACGACGTGCGCGCCTTCCGTGTCATCGTCGACGATGTCAAGGATTGCTACACGGTGCTCGGCATCATCCACAACATCTGGGTGCCGATTCCCAAGGAATTCGACGATTACATTTCGCGCCCCAAGCAGAACGGCTATCAGTCGCTGCACACGGTGGTGGTGGCGGAAGACGGTCGTCCGCTGGAAGTGCAGATCCGCACGCGTGAAATGCATCATTTCGCCGAATACGGCGTGGCCGCGCACTGGCGCTACAAGGAAAGCGGCGGTTCCAATTTCGCCGCGCAGAAGTACGACGAAAAGATCGCCTGGCTGCGCCAGCTGCTGGCCTGGAAGAGCGAAGTTTCCGACGCCGTCGTGGAGCAGGAAGAAGTGCGCCGCGACTGGGTCGAGAAGCTCAAGTCGACCACGCTCGACGAGCGCATCTATGTCTTGACGCCGCAGGCGCGCGTGATCGAATTGCCGAGCGGCGCCACGCCGATCGATTTCGCCTATCACCTGCACAGCGATGTCGGCCATCGCTGCCGCGGTGCTCGCGTCGACGGCGTCATGGTGCCGCTCAATACGCCGCTCAAGAACGGCCAGACCGTCGATATCATCACCGTCAAGAGCGGCCCCGGCGTCGGTCCGTCGCGCGACTGGCTGAGCGCCGGTTATGCCGCCAGTTCGCGCACGCGCTCCAAGGTGCGCGCCTGGTTCAACGCCATCGAACAGCAAGAGACGCTGGCGCACGGCCGCACCGTGCTGGAAAAAACGCTGCAGCGCGAAGGCAAGACCGCCGTCAACCTGGAAGAACTGGCGCACAAGCTCGGCTTCGCCAAGGTCGACGATCTGTGCCTGTCGCTGGGCAAGGACGAATTCAGCCCGCGCCAGATCGAGCAGATGTTGCATGAAGGCGAGGAGGGCAAGGAGAGTCGCCAGACCGAGCCCGACGAAGCCTCCATCACCCGCAAGAGCCGCGCCTCCAGCGTGGTGCAGGGCGCCAAGTCCGGCGTGCTGGTGGTCGGCACCGAAGGCTTGATGACGCAGCTGGCGCGTTGCTGCAAGCCGGCGCCGCCGGACACCATCGTCGGCTTCGTCACGCGCGGCAAGGGCGTGTCGATCCATCGCCTGACATGCAAGAACTTCACCGAGATGAGCAGCAAGGCGCCCGAACGCGTCATCCAGACCGAATGGGGCGCATCCGGCAAGGACACGGTCTATCCGGTCGACATCTTCGTGCTGGCCGGTGACCGCCAGGGTTTGCTGCGCGATATTTCGGAAATCTTCCTGCGCGAAAAGATCAACGTCATCGGCGTCAGCACGCAAAGCATGAAGGGGCAGGCGCGCATGGGCTTCACCGCCGAGATCGGTTCGACTGCGCAATTACAGAAGGCGCTGGCCGTGATCCGCGAAGTGAAGGGTGTGCTGGAAGCCAGGCGGCAGTAG
- a CDS encoding GntR family transcriptional regulator, giving the protein MQNSTIELNQTEKPSSPAALPKLERQRLHDTVVEHLRNLIVEAVLMPGTKLNERELCETLGISRTPLREALKVLAAEGLIEISPNRGASVSKMTETEIWETFELMSGLEAMSGELACERITPVEVAEIKALHYAMLACKAQNDLPGYYSRNQAIHNKINEAARNSVLHQTYLGLNRRLQALRFKSNFRPEKWDSAAHDHDEMVKALEARDGKRLAAILRQHLLDKRDAVLNVPVSPGTDEPVAGKTNNQ; this is encoded by the coding sequence ATGCAAAATTCAACCATTGAGCTAAACCAGACCGAGAAACCAAGCAGCCCCGCCGCCCTGCCGAAACTGGAGCGCCAGCGCCTGCACGACACCGTCGTGGAGCATCTGCGCAATCTGATCGTGGAAGCAGTGCTGATGCCGGGCACCAAACTGAACGAACGCGAACTGTGCGAGACGCTGGGCATTTCGCGTACGCCCTTGCGCGAAGCATTGAAGGTGTTGGCTGCCGAAGGCCTGATCGAAATCTCGCCCAACCGCGGCGCGTCGGTGTCGAAGATGACAGAGACCGAGATCTGGGAAACCTTCGAACTCATGAGCGGCCTGGAAGCCATGTCCGGCGAACTGGCATGCGAGCGCATCACGCCGGTGGAAGTCGCCGAGATCAAGGCGCTGCACTACGCCATGCTGGCCTGCAAGGCGCAGAACGACCTGCCCGGCTATTACAGCCGCAACCAGGCCATCCACAACAAGATCAACGAAGCCGCCCGCAACTCGGTGCTGCACCAGACCTATCTCGGCCTGAACCGCCGCCTGCAGGCGCTGCGCTTCAAGTCAAACTTCCGCCCGGAAAAATGGGACAGCGCTGCCCACGATCACGACGAGATGGTCAAGGCGCTGGAAGCGCGCGACGGCAAACGCCTGGCGGCGATCCTGCGCCAGCATCTGCTGGACAAGCGCGACGCCGTATTGAACGTGCCAGTGTCGCCCGGCACGGACGAACCCGTTGCGGGGAAAACGAATAATCAATAA
- a CDS encoding FAD-binding and (Fe-S)-binding domain-containing protein produces MLVKPIHLIPSSGRNTAATTPFAMQLQREMRGEVMFGKADRGRYATDASIYQIMPLGVVVPRDQADLKLALDIARQHRMPVLARGAGTSQCGQTVGEALVVDNSKYLNQVIDFDPAARTITVEPGMVLDHLNAWLKPHGLWFPVDVSTAAQCTIGGMSGNNSCGSRSIEYGNMVHNVLAIDAVLADGAEGRFGRLPEMPGSGRIGDIVRGLQAIAQRERGEIIERVPKVLRRVAGYNIDIFDCQNPRAYTDDGVANLAHILIGSEGTLAYSRQITLALMPLPAHKVLGVVNFPTFYQSMDMTQHIVKLGPTAVELVDRTMIDLAISNPAFKPVIEKALVGRPEAILLVEFAGENLDRQLDKLKLLSELMGDLGLPGSVVDMPVASEQKALWDVRKAGLNIMMSMKGDGKPVSFIEDCAVPLEHLAEYTRQLTEVFHKYGTEGTWYAHASVGTLHVRPILDMRRGGAKDMREIAEAAAVLVRKYKGAYSGEHGDGLCRGEWVAWQYGPKLNAAFSEIKDLFDPDNRFNPDKIVRPPKMDEAVNFRFAPGYRELPYRPALDWSQWNVKRDPLSGKESAPGSGGDRSDGLAKLVEMCNNNGHCRKFDAGTMCPSYRVTHDEKHVTRGRANTLRLALSGQLGSEGLASPEVREVLDLCVSCKGCKRDCPTGVDMAKVKIEARSAWAARNGTSLRDKLIAYMPAYASYAGSVGGALALAERIPVISGWVKGLLGLAPQRSLPRFRKSFLGNVRSSPMTQTGKEVLLFVDTFNNNMEPENARAAQQVLEAAGYRVHFNTLPGQRPLCCGRTYLAAGLVDQAKAEARRTLDALMPYVRKGVAVVGLEPSCLLSLRDEFLNYGYGEEAKQLAQSAFLFEEFLVQEHKAGKLKLDLKPLPSNKIVLHGHCHQKAFDAFRPVPMVLQWIPQADVSVVESSCCGMAGSFGYEEEHYAASMAMAELSLLPAVRKAAADAIVVADGTSCRHQIHDGAGREALHVARVLAAALDA; encoded by the coding sequence ATGCTGGTCAAGCCCATCCATCTGATTCCGTCAAGCGGGCGGAACACTGCAGCCACTACGCCATTCGCCATGCAATTGCAGCGCGAGATGCGCGGCGAAGTCATGTTCGGCAAAGCCGATCGCGGTCGTTACGCAACCGATGCATCCATCTATCAGATCATGCCCCTGGGCGTGGTGGTGCCGCGCGATCAGGCTGACCTGAAGCTGGCGCTCGACATCGCGCGCCAGCATCGCATGCCGGTGCTGGCGCGGGGCGCGGGCACCAGCCAGTGCGGCCAGACCGTCGGCGAGGCGCTGGTCGTCGACAACAGCAAATATCTGAATCAGGTGATCGACTTCGATCCAGCCGCGCGCACGATCACGGTTGAACCGGGCATGGTGCTCGATCATCTCAATGCCTGGCTCAAGCCGCACGGGCTGTGGTTTCCGGTCGATGTGTCGACGGCGGCGCAATGCACGATAGGCGGCATGTCGGGTAACAACTCCTGCGGTTCGCGTTCGATCGAATACGGGAACATGGTGCACAACGTGCTGGCCATCGATGCGGTGCTGGCCGACGGCGCCGAAGGCCGTTTCGGCCGTCTGCCGGAGATGCCCGGCAGTGGCCGCATCGGCGACATCGTGCGCGGATTGCAAGCGATTGCGCAGCGCGAGCGCGGCGAAATCATCGAGCGCGTTCCCAAGGTCCTGCGCCGCGTCGCCGGCTATAACATCGACATCTTCGATTGCCAGAACCCGCGCGCCTACACCGACGACGGTGTCGCCAACCTGGCGCACATCCTGATCGGTTCGGAAGGCACGCTGGCTTATAGCCGCCAGATCACGCTGGCGCTGATGCCGCTGCCGGCGCACAAGGTGCTCGGGGTGGTCAACTTTCCGACTTTTTATCAGTCGATGGACATGACCCAGCACATCGTCAAGCTGGGGCCGACCGCCGTCGAGCTGGTCGACCGTACCATGATCGATCTGGCGATCAGCAATCCGGCCTTCAAGCCGGTGATCGAGAAAGCGCTGGTCGGCCGGCCGGAGGCGATCCTGCTGGTGGAGTTCGCCGGCGAGAATCTCGACCGGCAGCTGGATAAACTGAAGCTGTTGAGCGAGCTGATGGGCGACCTCGGCTTGCCCGGCTCGGTGGTCGATATGCCTGTCGCCAGCGAGCAGAAGGCGCTGTGGGATGTGCGCAAAGCCGGCCTCAACATCATGATGAGCATGAAGGGTGACGGCAAGCCGGTATCCTTCATCGAAGACTGCGCCGTGCCGCTGGAGCATCTTGCCGAGTACACGCGCCAGTTGACCGAAGTCTTCCACAAGTACGGCACCGAAGGCACCTGGTACGCGCACGCCAGCGTCGGCACCCTGCACGTGCGGCCGATTCTCGACATGCGGCGCGGCGGCGCCAAAGACATGCGCGAGATCGCCGAAGCCGCCGCCGTGCTGGTGCGCAAATACAAGGGCGCCTATTCGGGCGAACATGGCGACGGCTTGTGCCGCGGCGAATGGGTGGCGTGGCAGTACGGACCGAAACTCAACGCCGCCTTCAGCGAGATCAAGGACTTGTTCGACCCGGACAACCGCTTCAATCCGGACAAGATCGTGCGGCCGCCGAAGATGGACGAAGCGGTCAACTTCCGCTTTGCCCCCGGCTATCGCGAACTGCCTTACCGTCCCGCGCTGGACTGGTCGCAATGGAACGTCAAGCGCGATCCGCTGAGCGGCAAGGAAAGCGCTCCGGGCAGCGGCGGCGACCGCAGCGACGGCCTCGCCAAGCTGGTCGAGATGTGCAACAACAACGGCCACTGCCGCAAGTTCGACGCCGGCACCATGTGCCCGAGCTATCGCGTCACGCACGATGAAAAACACGTCACGCGCGGCCGCGCCAACACGTTGCGGCTGGCCTTGTCGGGCCAGCTCGGCAGCGAAGGGCTGGCCAGTCCCGAGGTCAGGGAAGTGCTGGACCTGTGCGTCTCCTGCAAGGGCTGCAAGCGCGATTGCCCGACCGGTGTCGACATGGCCAAGGTCAAGATCGAAGCGCGCTCTGCATGGGCGGCCAGGAACGGCACCAGTCTGCGCGACAAGCTGATCGCCTACATGCCGGCTTACGCATCTTATGCGGGCAGCGTCGGTGGCGCATTGGCGCTGGCGGAAAGGATTCCGGTGATTTCCGGCTGGGTGAAGGGCTTGCTGGGGCTGGCGCCGCAACGCTCGCTGCCGCGTTTCCGCAAATCGTTCCTGGGCAATGTGCGCAGTTCGCCGATGACGCAGACAGGCAAGGAAGTCCTGCTTTTCGTCGACACCTTCAACAACAATATGGAGCCGGAGAATGCCCGCGCGGCACAGCAGGTGCTGGAGGCTGCCGGTTACCGGGTGCATTTCAATACCTTGCCGGGCCAGCGTCCCCTGTGTTGCGGCCGCACGTATCTGGCCGCCGGGCTGGTCGATCAGGCCAAGGCCGAAGCGCGCCGCACGCTTGATGCGCTGATGCCCTACGTGCGCAAGGGCGTGGCCGTGGTCGGGCTGGAGCCGTCCTGCCTGCTGTCCTTGCGCGACGAGTTCCTCAATTACGGTTATGGCGAAGAGGCGAAGCAGCTGGCGCAGTCGGCTTTCCTGTTTGAAGAGTTCCTGGTGCAGGAACACAAGGCCGGCAAGCTGAAGCTCGATCTGAAGCCCTTGCCGTCCAACAAGATCGTGTTGCACGGGCATTGCCATCAAAAGGCCTTTGACGCCTTCCGTCCGGTGCCGATGGTGCTGCAATGGATTCCGCAAGCGGACGTGTCGGTGGTGGAGTCCTCGTGCTGCGGCATGGCCGGCAGCTTCGGCTACGAAGAGGAGCACTACGCGGCATCGATGGCGATGGCGGAGTTGTCCTTATTGCCGGCGGTGCGCAAGGCCGCGGCGGATGCGATCGTGGTGGCCGACGGCACCAGCTGCCGTCATCAGATCCACGACGGCGCGGGGAGGGAGGCTCTCCACGTCGCGCGCGTGCTGGCGGCGGCGCTGGACGCTTAG
- a CDS encoding alpha/beta fold hydrolase codes for MTQAVLKTVQCISPSGLHSMAYKEWGDPHNPNVLVCVHGVTRVSDDFDVMARDLCDTYRVVCPDVVGRGRSGRLGNPQHYAIPQYVSDMVTLLARLDAESVDWFGTSMGGLIGMGLASLPDNPVRRLVLNDIGPSINGSALARIGEYIGQDVRFATFEEAALYIRTISASFGPHTDEEWHKLASDVLRQDEEGKWKRHYDLRLAEPFKAMTPEAASVGEAMLWAAYDAIRCPTLLVRGAQSDLLLPEVAQAMTQRGPKAKLVELEGVGHAPTFMHARQIQVAKDFLLG; via the coding sequence ATGACACAAGCTGTATTGAAGACAGTTCAATGTATTTCGCCTTCCGGTTTGCATTCCATGGCGTACAAAGAGTGGGGCGATCCGCATAATCCGAATGTGCTGGTCTGCGTCCACGGCGTGACGCGAGTGAGCGACGACTTTGACGTGATGGCGCGGGACCTGTGCGACACCTATCGGGTGGTGTGTCCCGACGTGGTCGGCCGCGGCCGTTCCGGCCGCCTGGGCAATCCCCAGCACTATGCGATTCCGCAGTACGTCAGCGACATGGTCACGCTGCTGGCGCGGCTGGATGCCGAAAGCGTCGACTGGTTCGGCACCTCGATGGGCGGCCTGATCGGCATGGGACTTGCATCCTTGCCGGACAATCCGGTGCGCCGCCTGGTGCTCAACGATATCGGCCCGTCCATCAATGGTTCGGCGCTGGCGCGCATCGGTGAATATATCGGCCAGGACGTGCGTTTCGCCACGTTCGAGGAAGCCGCGTTATATATCAGGACGATCTCTGCGAGCTTCGGCCCGCATACCGATGAAGAGTGGCACAAGCTGGCAAGCGACGTTTTGCGCCAGGATGAAGAGGGCAAATGGAAGCGGCATTACGACTTGCGCCTGGCCGAGCCGTTCAAGGCCATGACGCCGGAAGCGGCCAGCGTCGGCGAAGCGATGCTATGGGCCGCTTACGATGCGATCCGCTGTCCGACGCTGCTGGTGCGCGGCGCGCAATCCGACCTGCTGCTGCCGGAGGTGGCGCAGGCCATGACACAACGCGGTCCCAAGGCCAAACTGGTGGAGCTGGAGGGAGTCGGCCACGCACCGACTTTCATGCACGCCCGGCAAATCCAGGTGGCCAAGGACTTTTTGCTCGGTTGA
- a CDS encoding pyridoxal-phosphate-dependent aminotransferase family protein yields the protein MLKLDFHPAGRHFLQIPGPSPVPDRILRAMSLPTIDHRGPEFGALGRQVLDGIKKIFKTEQPVIIYPASGTGAWEAALTNTLSAGDTVLMYETGHFATLWKKMAEALGLKPEFLGLPGIEGWRRGVQADLIEERLRKDSGHQIKAVCVVHNETSTGVTSDIAAVRRAIDAAGHPALLLVDTISGLASADYRHDEWGVDVTVSGSQKGLMLPPGISFNAVSKKAIEASKSSRLPKAFWGWNEIIEMNATGYWPYTPNTNLLYGLHEALEMILGEGLDNVFARHERLAEACRQAVTAWGLEIQCADPAVYSPVLTGVMTPAGFDADAIRKVIYENFNMSLGTGLGKMKGGMFRIGHLGEANDLTLMATLAGCEMGLKLAGVKLAGSGVQAAMDNLTAKKNKPALKVA from the coding sequence ATGTTAAAACTCGACTTTCATCCAGCCGGCCGTCATTTCCTGCAAATTCCTGGTCCCAGCCCTGTGCCTGATCGCATCCTGCGCGCCATGAGCTTGCCCACCATCGACCATCGCGGCCCGGAATTCGGCGCGCTGGGCCGGCAGGTGCTGGATGGCATTAAGAAGATTTTCAAGACCGAGCAGCCGGTCATCATCTATCCGGCCTCCGGCACCGGCGCCTGGGAAGCTGCGCTGACCAACACCCTCAGCGCAGGCGACACCGTGCTGATGTACGAGACCGGCCACTTCGCCACGCTGTGGAAGAAGATGGCCGAAGCGCTCGGCCTGAAGCCTGAGTTCCTCGGCCTGCCCGGCATCGAGGGCTGGCGCCGCGGCGTGCAGGCCGACCTGATCGAAGAGCGCCTGCGCAAGGACAGCGGCCATCAGATCAAGGCCGTCTGCGTGGTGCATAACGAGACCTCGACCGGCGTGACCTCCGATATCGCTGCGGTGCGCCGCGCCATCGATGCCGCCGGCCATCCGGCGCTGCTGCTGGTGGATACGATTTCCGGCCTGGCGTCGGCGGATTATCGCCATGACGAGTGGGGCGTGGACGTGACCGTCTCTGGTTCGCAAAAGGGTCTGATGCTGCCGCCCGGCATCAGCTTCAATGCCGTGTCGAAAAAAGCGATTGAAGCCAGCAAGTCTTCCAGGTTGCCGAAGGCTTTCTGGGGCTGGAATGAAATCATCGAGATGAATGCCACCGGTTATTGGCCGTACACGCCCAACACCAATCTGCTGTACGGCTTGCATGAAGCGCTGGAGATGATCCTGGGCGAAGGCCTGGACAACGTCTTCGCGCGCCATGAGCGCCTGGCAGAAGCCTGCCGCCAGGCTGTCACGGCCTGGGGCCTGGAGATCCAGTGCGCCGATCCGGCCGTGTATTCGCCGGTGCTGACGGGCGTGATGACGCCGGCCGGTTTCGACGCGGATGCGATCCGCAAGGTGATTTACGAGAACTTCAACATGTCCCTCGGCACCGGCCTGGGCAAGATGAAGGGCGGCATGTTCCGCATCGGCCATCTGGGTGAAGCCAATGACCTGACGCTGATGGCGACGTTGGCCGGCTGCGAAATGGGACTGAAGCTGGCGGGCGTCAAGCTGGCCGGCAGCGGCGTGCAAGCCGCGATGGACAACCTGACCGCGAAGAAGAACAAGCCGGCGCTGAAGGTCGCCTGA
- a CDS encoding MFS transporter, whose product MRHLRLRATTVVLLMLCMMYFITYLDRVNVSTAAAGFAKEFNLSKTEIGLVFSAFAYPYLVFQIIGGWVSDKFGARRTLIWCGLLWALATVLTGFAGGLISLLLARLLLGLGEGATFPAATTAMSRWVAKDKRGFAQGITHAFARIGNAVAPAAVVWIMAEHGWRESFYIFGAFSLVWVIVWAFVFTEDPVRHPRITPEELAILPPGKKKSPQIPWGPLFKRMMPVTIVYFCYGWTLWLFLSWIPQYFLHSYDLDIKKSALFASSVFFAGVVGDTLGGIVSDKILRSTGNLKRARSYMVSVCMLLTLLSLLPLMFTHNLYVSIISLSAGFFFAEMTIGPMWAIPMDIAPEYSGTASGMMNTGSALAAIISPVLSGYLIDKTGNWELPFLGSMVLMGFGVLLAFRMQPDSKFENTTPDAGGQAIKARA is encoded by the coding sequence ATGAGACACCTGCGCTTGCGCGCGACTACGGTCGTGCTATTGATGTTATGCATGATGTACTTCATCACCTACCTTGATCGCGTCAACGTCAGCACCGCCGCGGCCGGTTTTGCCAAGGAATTCAACCTCTCGAAGACGGAAATCGGTCTGGTCTTTTCGGCCTTCGCCTATCCCTATCTGGTATTTCAGATTATCGGCGGCTGGGTCAGCGACAAGTTCGGTGCGCGCCGCACGCTGATCTGGTGCGGCTTGCTGTGGGCGCTGGCGACGGTGCTGACCGGTTTTGCGGGCGGCCTGATTTCGCTGCTGCTGGCGCGCCTGCTGCTCGGTCTCGGCGAAGGCGCCACTTTCCCGGCGGCGACCACGGCAATGTCGCGCTGGGTGGCAAAAGACAAGCGCGGTTTCGCCCAGGGCATCACCCATGCGTTCGCCCGCATCGGCAATGCGGTGGCGCCGGCAGCGGTGGTGTGGATCATGGCCGAACACGGCTGGCGCGAGTCGTTCTATATCTTCGGCGCGTTCAGCCTGGTGTGGGTGATCGTCTGGGCCTTCGTGTTCACGGAAGATCCGGTCAGGCATCCGCGCATTACGCCGGAAGAGCTGGCGATCCTGCCGCCCGGCAAAAAGAAGAGCCCGCAGATTCCATGGGGACCGCTGTTCAAGCGCATGATGCCGGTCACTATCGTCTACTTCTGCTACGGCTGGACCTTGTGGCTGTTCCTGAGCTGGATCCCGCAATACTTCCTGCACAGCTATGACCTCGACATCAAGAAATCGGCGCTGTTCGCATCCAGCGTGTTCTTCGCCGGCGTGGTGGGCGACACCTTGGGCGGCATCGTCAGCGACAAGATCCTGAGAAGCACCGGCAACCTCAAGCGCGCCCGCAGCTACATGGTGTCGGTGTGCATGCTGCTGACCTTGCTGTCGCTGTTGCCGCTGATGTTCACTCACAACCTGTATGTATCGATCATCAGCCTGAGCGCAGGTTTCTTCTTCGCTGAAATGACGATCGGGCCGATGTGGGCGATTCCGATGGATATCGCGCCGGAATATTCGGGCACCGCCAGCGGCATGATGAATACCGGTTCGGCACTGGCCGCGATCATTTCGCCCGTGCTGTCGGGCTACCTGATCGATAAAACCGGCAACTGGGAACTGCCTTTCCTCGGCAGCATGGTGCTGATGGGTTTTGGCGTGTTGCTGGCGTTCCGCATGCAGCCTGACAGCAAGTTCGAAAACACCACGCCGGATGCAGGCGGCCAGGCAATCAAGGCGCGCGCCTGA